From a single Capsicum annuum cultivar UCD-10X-F1 chromosome 12, UCD10Xv1.1, whole genome shotgun sequence genomic region:
- the LOC107850700 gene encoding uncharacterized protein LOC107850700 has protein sequence MGKKRKSLATSLDEVDRTMYSTFCSAANSLSQLYTQAMNQQKLSFLSGERHGMEKLYQWILRQQEGGSRVTTVDIMNYLQSELDYNGEDQSMSPRPPPQFQHSQPLHFANSGFHVSSGPVGVAAPGHGLRSDHDQQPKNNVFSNALSSPVRQSLQNYHIAQGGQFSNNAQPPNATRHNETNSQHQNRDSNSYNSADASMDMHSDSPGHDSTY, from the exons ATGGGGAAGAAAAGGAAGTCTTTAGCAACGAGCCTTGATGAGGTCGATCGAACCATGTATTCGACTTTCTGTAGCGCTGCTAATTCCCTTTCTCAGCTTTATACTCAGGCTATGAACCAACAGAAACTCTCCTTCCTTTCTGGTGAACGCCACGGAATg GAAAAACTGTATCAATGGATCTTGAGGCAGCAAGAGGGCGGGTCCAGAGTAACAACAGTTGACATAATGAACTACCTGCAG TCTGAACTAGATTATAATGGAGAGGACCAGTCGATGTCGCCTAGGCCACCGCCTCAGTTTCAGCATTCCCAACCATTGCATTTTGCAAACTCAGGCTTCCATGTCTCTTCAGGCCCAGTTGGTGTAGCAGCTCCAGGACATGGCTTACGATCTGATCATGATCAACAACCAAAGAATAATGTTTTTTCGAATGCTCTTTCAAGCCCCGTTCGCCAAAGCCTACAGAATTATCACATTGCTCAAGGGGGTCAGTTTTCGAACAATGCTCAACCTCCCAATGCTACAAGACACAATGAAACTAACTCCCAACACCAAAATAGAGATTCTAATAGTTATAATTCTGCCGATGCATCCATGGATATGCATTCCGATAGTCCAGGTCATGATTCTACCTATTGA